A window of the Arachis duranensis cultivar V14167 chromosome 5, aradu.V14167.gnm2.J7QH, whole genome shotgun sequence genome harbors these coding sequences:
- the LOC107488893 gene encoding pathogenesis-related homeodomain protein isoform X1, protein MRDTEKKLNKRGFRKSSHSREHTDSKLDLSPRFETSSNKGQGKKQKLKSKPHKLVVCTATSRGTATDSSSIKGSIKGASSEKLIVGQNMHYNDGKSLQMLSSTKQPGEKISFCPIVDRNDADGEVNIQKVKRRRRRKRRRDNVDLDDALRLQRRTRYLLIKMKVEQNLIDAYSGEGWKGQSREKIRPEKELQRAKKQILKCKLGIRDVICQLDALSSVGRIEDSVIAPDGSVYHEHIFCAKCKLPEAFPDNDIILCDGTCNRAFHQRCLDPPLDTENIPPGDQCWFCKFCECKMEILEATNAHLGTDFSLDSTWQDVFKEEATVPDDCAALLNPEEEWPSDDPEDDDYNPDRRENTHNINAEGTDESPSDSSSSISLSSLNDEYSPVDKAMSLEYLSVNSCVDSDGYGEIVCSRRQRKAVDYRKLYDEMFKDAPPCEQVSEDEDWGPGKRKRREKESDAANTLMTLHESDNKFPNNENNDTVREGTHTHIKRSCFRIPHHAVEKLRQVFADNELPPRSVKEHISKELGIDAAKVSKWFKNARYLALKTRKHQVEGGELPLSLLCKTSKGSSLQNVDKDEILQKSKASKIAMVHSPNNGNGITDRQKVKSSGSIWKKRQPEISPAKTAENGNKDLEEGSDDVGLKKLLQEKKRKMEFVFGGDSKAAELEFERLSKLKAKLDSMKVKLIEVQNHRAKGAKEPCVIYVPTAQLREKG, encoded by the exons ATGCGAGATACTGAGAAAAAGTtaaataagagaggatttagAAAATCCAGTCACTCAAGGGAACATACTGATTCAAAGCTTGATTTGTCACCGAGATTCGAAACAAGTAGTAACAAAGGCCAAGGGAAGAAGCAGAAATTGAAATCGAAACCTCACAAACTCGTTGTTTGCACAGCCACATCAAGGGGCACAGCAACTGATTCTTCTTCCATCAAGGGGTCAATCAAAGGTGCTTCAAGTGAAAAATTGATTGTTGGACAAAATATGCATTACAATGATGGGAAATCTTTGCAGATGCTCTCTTCGACAAAGCAACCGGGGGAGAAAATTTCTTTTTGTCCTATTGTCGACAGGAACGATGCTGATGGGGAAGTGAATATTCAAAAAGTtaagagaaggagaaggaggaaaaggCGAAGGGATAATGTGGATCTTGATGATGCTTTGCGCCTGCAGAGGAGAACAAGGTATCTGTTAATCAAAATGAAGGTAGAGCAGAACCTTATAGATGCATACTCTGGAGAAGGCTGGAAAGGTCAAAg TCGAGAAAAGATTAGACCGGAGAAGGAACTACAAAGAGCAAAGAAGCAGATTTTAAAATGTAAACTTGGTATTCGCGATGTCATTTGCCAGTTGGATGCTCTTAGTTCTGTGGGCAGGATTGAAGATTCCGTCATTGCTCCAGATGGATCTGTTTATCATGAACAT ATATTCTGTGCAAAATGCAAGTTGCCTGAAGCATTCCCCGATAATGACATTATACTCTGCGACGGCACATGCAATCGTGCTTTTCACCAAAGATGTCTCGACCCACCGTTGGACACTGAAAATA TTCCTCCTGGAGACCAATGCTGGTTTTGCAAGTTTTGTGAATGTAAGATGGAAATACTCGAGGCAACGAATGCTCATCTTGGGACCGACTTCTCCTTGGACAGTACATGGCAG GATGTATTCAAGGAAGAAGCTACTGTACCAGATGATTGTGCCGCTTTATTAAATCCGGAAGAAGAATGGCCGTCAGATGATCCAGAAGATGATGATTATAACCCGGACAGGAGAGAAAACACTCACAACATCAATGCAGAAGGCACTGATGAAAGTCCATCTGATTCAAGCAGCTCTATCAGTCTTTCGTCCTTAAACGATGAATATTCTCCTGTAGACAAAGCCATGAGCCTTGAATATCTTTCTGTTAATAGTTGCGTTGATTCTGATGGATATGGGGAAATAGTATGCAGCCGCAGGCAGCGTAAAGCAGTTGACTACAGGAAACTTTATGAT GAAATGTTTAAGGATGCTCCTCCATGTGAACAAGTGAGTGAAGATGAAGACTGGGGTCCTGGCAAAAGAAAGCGGAGAGAAAAGGAATCTGATGCTGCTAATACACTTATGACGCTGCACGAAAGCGATAATAAATTTCCGAATAATGAGAACAACGATACAGTAAGAGAGggcacacacacacatataaaAAGATCTTGCTTCAGAATTCCACATCATGCAGTTGAG AAGCTTCGCCAAGTTTTCGCAGACAATGAACTTCCTCCGAGATCCGTGAAGGAACACATTTCAAAAGAGTTGGGAATCGATGCTGCAAAG GTTAGCAAGTGGTTTAAAAATGCTCGTTACTTAGCTCTTAAAACCAGGAAG CATCAAGTCGAAGGAGGAGAGCTGCCTTTGAGTTTGTTGTGTAAGACCTCGAAGGGTTCCAGTTTACAAAATGTGGACAAAGATGAGATTTTGCAGAAATCAAAGGCCTCTAAAATTGCGATGGTTCATTCACCGAATAATGGTAACGGTATTACCGATAGACAGAAAGTGAAGTCATCTGGCAGTATTTGGAAAAAAAGGCAACCGGAAATATCTCCTGCTAAGACAGCAGAAAATGGCAACAAG GACTTGGAAGAAGGGAGTGATGATGTTGGCTTGAAGAAGCTgctacaagaaaagaaaagaaagatggaaTTTGTGTTTGGAGGAGACTCTAAGGCAGCAGAGTTGGAATTTGAAAGACTTAGCAAATTGAAGGCTAAACTAGATAGCATGAAGGTTAAATTAATTGAAGTTCAAAACCACAGAGCAAAGGGTGCAAAGGAACCATGTGTTATATATGTGCCCACAGCTCAGTTAAGGGAAAAAGGTTGA
- the LOC107488893 gene encoding pathogenesis-related homeodomain protein isoform X2 has translation MHYNDGKSLQMLSSTKQPGEKISFCPIVDRNDADGEVNIQKVKRRRRRKRRRDNVDLDDALRLQRRTRYLLIKMKVEQNLIDAYSGEGWKGQSREKIRPEKELQRAKKQILKCKLGIRDVICQLDALSSVGRIEDSVIAPDGSVYHEHIFCAKCKLPEAFPDNDIILCDGTCNRAFHQRCLDPPLDTENIPPGDQCWFCKFCECKMEILEATNAHLGTDFSLDSTWQDVFKEEATVPDDCAALLNPEEEWPSDDPEDDDYNPDRRENTHNINAEGTDESPSDSSSSISLSSLNDEYSPVDKAMSLEYLSVNSCVDSDGYGEIVCSRRQRKAVDYRKLYDEMFKDAPPCEQVSEDEDWGPGKRKRREKESDAANTLMTLHESDNKFPNNENNDTVREGTHTHIKRSCFRIPHHAVEKLRQVFADNELPPRSVKEHISKELGIDAAKVSKWFKNARYLALKTRKHQVEGGELPLSLLCKTSKGSSLQNVDKDEILQKSKASKIAMVHSPNNGNGITDRQKVKSSGSIWKKRQPEISPAKTAENGNKDLEEGSDDVGLKKLLQEKKRKMEFVFGGDSKAAELEFERLSKLKAKLDSMKVKLIEVQNHRAKGAKEPCVIYVPTAQLREKG, from the exons ATGCATTACAATGATGGGAAATCTTTGCAGATGCTCTCTTCGACAAAGCAACCGGGGGAGAAAATTTCTTTTTGTCCTATTGTCGACAGGAACGATGCTGATGGGGAAGTGAATATTCAAAAAGTtaagagaaggagaaggaggaaaaggCGAAGGGATAATGTGGATCTTGATGATGCTTTGCGCCTGCAGAGGAGAACAAGGTATCTGTTAATCAAAATGAAGGTAGAGCAGAACCTTATAGATGCATACTCTGGAGAAGGCTGGAAAGGTCAAAg TCGAGAAAAGATTAGACCGGAGAAGGAACTACAAAGAGCAAAGAAGCAGATTTTAAAATGTAAACTTGGTATTCGCGATGTCATTTGCCAGTTGGATGCTCTTAGTTCTGTGGGCAGGATTGAAGATTCCGTCATTGCTCCAGATGGATCTGTTTATCATGAACAT ATATTCTGTGCAAAATGCAAGTTGCCTGAAGCATTCCCCGATAATGACATTATACTCTGCGACGGCACATGCAATCGTGCTTTTCACCAAAGATGTCTCGACCCACCGTTGGACACTGAAAATA TTCCTCCTGGAGACCAATGCTGGTTTTGCAAGTTTTGTGAATGTAAGATGGAAATACTCGAGGCAACGAATGCTCATCTTGGGACCGACTTCTCCTTGGACAGTACATGGCAG GATGTATTCAAGGAAGAAGCTACTGTACCAGATGATTGTGCCGCTTTATTAAATCCGGAAGAAGAATGGCCGTCAGATGATCCAGAAGATGATGATTATAACCCGGACAGGAGAGAAAACACTCACAACATCAATGCAGAAGGCACTGATGAAAGTCCATCTGATTCAAGCAGCTCTATCAGTCTTTCGTCCTTAAACGATGAATATTCTCCTGTAGACAAAGCCATGAGCCTTGAATATCTTTCTGTTAATAGTTGCGTTGATTCTGATGGATATGGGGAAATAGTATGCAGCCGCAGGCAGCGTAAAGCAGTTGACTACAGGAAACTTTATGAT GAAATGTTTAAGGATGCTCCTCCATGTGAACAAGTGAGTGAAGATGAAGACTGGGGTCCTGGCAAAAGAAAGCGGAGAGAAAAGGAATCTGATGCTGCTAATACACTTATGACGCTGCACGAAAGCGATAATAAATTTCCGAATAATGAGAACAACGATACAGTAAGAGAGggcacacacacacatataaaAAGATCTTGCTTCAGAATTCCACATCATGCAGTTGAG AAGCTTCGCCAAGTTTTCGCAGACAATGAACTTCCTCCGAGATCCGTGAAGGAACACATTTCAAAAGAGTTGGGAATCGATGCTGCAAAG GTTAGCAAGTGGTTTAAAAATGCTCGTTACTTAGCTCTTAAAACCAGGAAG CATCAAGTCGAAGGAGGAGAGCTGCCTTTGAGTTTGTTGTGTAAGACCTCGAAGGGTTCCAGTTTACAAAATGTGGACAAAGATGAGATTTTGCAGAAATCAAAGGCCTCTAAAATTGCGATGGTTCATTCACCGAATAATGGTAACGGTATTACCGATAGACAGAAAGTGAAGTCATCTGGCAGTATTTGGAAAAAAAGGCAACCGGAAATATCTCCTGCTAAGACAGCAGAAAATGGCAACAAG GACTTGGAAGAAGGGAGTGATGATGTTGGCTTGAAGAAGCTgctacaagaaaagaaaagaaagatggaaTTTGTGTTTGGAGGAGACTCTAAGGCAGCAGAGTTGGAATTTGAAAGACTTAGCAAATTGAAGGCTAAACTAGATAGCATGAAGGTTAAATTAATTGAAGTTCAAAACCACAGAGCAAAGGGTGCAAAGGAACCATGTGTTATATATGTGCCCACAGCTCAGTTAAGGGAAAAAGGTTGA
- the LOC107488892 gene encoding tRNase Z TRZ1, with product MEAKSEQPNSSKKAKDLNIEGYPVGGLSIGGHETCIMFPTLKVAFDIGRCPPRAVSQDFLLISHAHMDHIGGLPMYVATRGLYRMKPPTIIVPISVKDDVEKLFEVHRKMDHSELKHNLIGLDVGEEFYLRKDLKVKAFRTYHVIPSQGYILYYVRQKLKPEYIGLSGNEIKNLKSSGVEITYTLTEPEIAFTGDTMSDFIVDENNTDVLRARILVIECTFVNNSITVEHAKDYGHTHLSEIIGYAERFKNRAILLIHFSARYTVEEIEEAVTGLPPPLAGRTFALTEGF from the exons ATGGAGGCGAAAAGTGAGCAGCCAAATTCTTCAAAGAAAGCAAAGGATCTGAATATTGAGGGATACCCAGTTGGGGGTCTTTCCATTGGAGGCCATGAAACTTGCATCATGTTTCCCACTCTTAAAGTAGCTTTCGACATTGGTCGCTGCCCACCTCGTGCCGTTTCCCAAGACTTTCTGTTGATCTCCCATGCGCACATGGATCACATA GGAGGACTACCGATGTATGTTGCCACACGTGGCCTGTACCGTATGAAGCCACCAACAATTATTGTACCAATTTCAGTAAAAGATGACGTAGAGAAACTCTTTGAAGTCCATAGGAAAATGGACCATTCAGAGCTCAAGCACAACTTGATTGGGTTAGATGTAG GAGAGGAGTTTTATTTGAGAAAAGATCTCAAAGTAAAAGCATTTCGGACTTACCATGTTATACCCAGCCAG GGTTATATACTGTACTATGTAAGGCAGAAACTTAAACCAGAATACATTGGTCTTTCCGGAAATGAAATCAAGAATTTGAAGTCTTCTGGTGTGGAG ATAACATACACTTTGACAGAACCTGAGATCGCATTCACGGGAGACACCATGTCAGATTTCATAGTTGATGAAAATAACACTGATGTTTTGCGGGCTAGAATTCTTGTCATAGAG TGTACCTTCGTGAACAATTCAATCACTGTGGAGCATGCCAAAGATTATGGACATACACATCTGTCGGAG ATAATTGGTTATGCAGAACGGTTTAAGAACAGAGCAATCCTCTTGATTCACTTTTCAGCACGTTACACCGTGGAG GAAATTGAAGAAGCTGTAACTGGTTTGCCACCCCCTCTAGCTGGTCGAACTTTTGCACTTACCGAAGGTTTCTGA